The following proteins are co-located in the Streptomyces sp. DT2A-34 genome:
- a CDS encoding sulfite exporter TauE/SafE family protein produces MATDQNTVPARSTHPMPLVFGAGAAIGVLGGMIGLGGAEFRLPLLISLFGFAALSAVILNKAMSLVVVLVALPARLAAVPASALAARWAIAVNLLAGSLIGAWAGATWAVRMCSSTLYKVLAALMVLMAAALLVTHVTTVGTLSLPLWAQVPLGVVAGFGIGVVAAIMGVAGGELLIPTIVLLFAVDIKTAGSLSLLVSLPTMLVAFARYSRDGSFAVLGANRRFTLVMAAGSIAGAMPGGLLVGVFSDLVLIPVLALILLVSSAKLARHD; encoded by the coding sequence ATGGCCACTGACCAGAACACCGTTCCCGCACGTTCCACCCACCCGATGCCCCTGGTCTTCGGTGCGGGAGCGGCCATCGGCGTCCTGGGCGGGATGATCGGCCTGGGCGGCGCGGAGTTCCGCCTGCCGCTGCTGATCAGCCTGTTCGGGTTCGCCGCGCTCTCCGCGGTCATCCTGAACAAGGCGATGAGCCTGGTCGTGGTGCTGGTCGCGCTGCCCGCACGGCTCGCAGCGGTTCCCGCCTCCGCACTGGCCGCGCGCTGGGCGATCGCGGTCAACCTGCTGGCCGGAAGCCTGATCGGCGCCTGGGCCGGAGCGACGTGGGCGGTGCGGATGTGCAGCTCCACCCTCTACAAGGTGCTGGCCGCCCTGATGGTGCTCATGGCCGCGGCCCTGCTGGTCACCCACGTCACCACCGTCGGGACGCTGTCGCTGCCGCTGTGGGCGCAAGTGCCCCTGGGCGTGGTCGCCGGGTTCGGCATCGGGGTGGTCGCCGCGATCATGGGTGTGGCCGGCGGCGAGCTGCTGATCCCGACGATCGTGCTGCTGTTCGCCGTGGACATCAAGACGGCAGGGAGTCTGTCCCTGCTGGTGTCGTTGCCGACCATGCTGGTCGCCTTCGCCCGATACAGCCGGGACGGCAGCTTCGCGGTGCTGGGCGCCAACCGCCGCTTCACCCTGGTCATGGCCGCAGGCTCAATCGCCGGCGCGATGCCGGGCGGGCTGCTGGTCGGCGTGTTCTCGGACCTGGTGCTCATCCCCGTGCTGGCCTTGATCCTGCTCGTCTCCTCGGCCAAGCTCGCCCGTCACGACTGA
- a CDS encoding class I SAM-dependent methyltransferase, protein MVEHQDETRAAYDGVVELYASLFADRLETQPFSRNMIGIFAELVRGTGNLRAADVGCGPGHLTAMLHDLGLDAFGLDLSPAMVDHARRAHPALQFDEARMEALPVEDGALGGVLAHYSMIHTPPGELPALLAEQARVLAPGGLLLASFFATDGAEPVRFDHKVTPAYSWPADQFAELLDRAGLVTFARLLHDPASERGILDAHLLARLR, encoded by the coding sequence GTGGTGGAGCACCAGGACGAGACCAGGGCGGCCTACGACGGGGTCGTCGAGCTGTACGCGTCGTTGTTCGCTGATCGGCTGGAGACGCAGCCGTTCTCGCGGAACATGATCGGCATCTTTGCCGAGCTGGTGCGTGGGACGGGGAACCTGCGGGCAGCCGATGTCGGCTGCGGGCCCGGACATCTGACGGCGATGCTGCATGACCTGGGGCTGGACGCCTTCGGGCTCGACCTCTCCCCAGCCATGGTCGACCACGCCCGGCGGGCCCATCCGGCGCTGCAGTTCGACGAGGCGCGGATGGAGGCCCTGCCAGTCGAGGACGGCGCGCTCGGCGGCGTGCTGGCCCACTACTCGATGATCCACACCCCTCCTGGGGAACTGCCCGCGCTGCTCGCCGAGCAGGCGCGTGTCCTGGCACCAGGGGGCCTGCTCTTGGCCTCGTTCTTCGCGACCGACGGGGCCGAGCCGGTCCGCTTCGACCACAAGGTGACGCCCGCCTATAGCTGGCCTGCGGACCAGTTCGCCGAGCTGCTGGATCGGGCCGGGCTCGTCACGTTCGCCCGGCTGCTCCACGACCCGGCCTCTGAGCGGGGCATCCTCGACGCCCACTTGCTGGCCCGCCTCCGCTAG
- a CDS encoding transposase — protein sequence MKWRALPADFPAWDRVYAFFRRWRTKGLAQEFHGRLREQARQAEGRHPQPTAAVIDSQSIKAAASVPAV from the coding sequence GTGAAATGGCGCGCGCTTCCCGCGGACTTCCCGGCGTGGGACCGGGTCTACGCATTCTTCCGCAGGTGGCGCACGAAGGGCCTGGCCCAGGAGTTCCACGGCCGGCTGCGGGAGCAGGCCCGCCAGGCCGAAGGGCGCCACCCGCAGCCGACGGCGGCGGTCATCGACTCGCAGTCCATCAAGGCGGCGGCCTCGGTGCCCGCGGTCTGA
- a CDS encoding MarR family winged helix-turn-helix transcriptional regulator, translating into MSNSTPDKASSTDRLATAARLRNLGTRLLALAAIQSDRLVNEELARAGARKWHYAALATLDEFGPASQAELSRRTGIYRSDMVTVINELADRGLVERSPNPADRRQNIIAVTKQGHRQLLKLDKLLAGVENEVLAPLTPSEREQLARLLAALVDHHRQNM; encoded by the coding sequence ATGAGCAACAGCACGCCCGACAAGGCGAGCTCGACCGACCGCCTGGCCACTGCCGCGCGGCTGCGGAATCTGGGGACCCGGCTTCTGGCACTGGCCGCGATCCAGTCGGATCGCCTGGTGAACGAGGAGTTGGCGCGCGCGGGCGCCCGCAAGTGGCATTACGCGGCGCTCGCCACGCTGGACGAGTTCGGACCCGCCAGCCAGGCGGAGCTGAGTCGCCGGACGGGGATCTACCGCAGCGACATGGTCACGGTGATCAACGAGCTGGCCGATCGCGGACTGGTGGAACGCTCCCCCAACCCTGCCGATCGCCGGCAGAACATCATCGCCGTCACCAAGCAGGGGCACCGGCAACTACTGAAGCTGGACAAACTGCTTGCCGGGGTGGAAAACGAGGTGCTTGCGCCACTGACCCCGTCGGAACGCGAGCAGTTGGCCCGACTCCTCGCCGCCCTTGTGGATCACCACCGCCAGAACATGTGA
- a CDS encoding transposase: MSQSCVPVPVPVPVASNSRVSACDCLAHRFGNAADRPDRVRRYPTGMTDAEWQVVRHAMPVPAWLEGRGGQPEGYCHRQMLHAVR, from the coding sequence TTGTCCCAGTCTTGCGTGCCGGTGCCGGTGCCGGTGCCGGTGGCGTCCAACTCGCGTGTGTCGGCGTGCGATTGCCTCGCTCACCGGTTCGGGAACGCGGCCGACCGCCCCGACCGGGTGCGGCGGTATCCCACCGGCATGACGGACGCGGAGTGGCAGGTGGTGCGCCACGCGATGCCGGTCCCGGCCTGGCTGGAGGGCCGGGGCGGACAGCCGGAGGGCTACTGCCACCGGCAGATGCTGCACGCCGTGCGGTAA
- a CDS encoding site-specific integrase — MGFNGSIPGAARLLLVDGVALLRPEEQVFTAMLTGFANQQLARNLARTTVEGRENTVKAFAAYVNTYPWHWTPAMVDEWLGDLRSLRDLKRSTIRSYSEAVRAFCHFVTDPLYEWTATCEERFGTHPVQVVHEWNTAVHVQDNESDPKKRAFTKAELHAFFAHCDDEVARIRAFGRKGWLPAFRDATLFKTAYAYGLRRNETRMLDAADFGRNPHGAEHGEYGRLLVRFGKAKKGSPPKRRSVLTVFGWSADVLDEWSTEVRPLFGTDNNPALWPSERGARIGCQRLNSRFIAYRKALDLDDGLDFHSLRRSYVTHLIEDGWDPRFVQEQVGHEHASTTSIYTCVSSDFRTRTLRRHLDATIAAALETQTGRQA; from the coding sequence GTGGGGTTCAACGGGTCGATACCGGGGGCGGCGAGGCTGCTTCTGGTCGACGGGGTCGCGCTGCTGCGGCCGGAGGAACAGGTCTTCACGGCAATGCTGACGGGGTTCGCGAACCAGCAGCTGGCACGGAACCTGGCCCGGACGACGGTGGAGGGCAGGGAGAACACGGTCAAGGCGTTCGCCGCCTACGTGAACACCTACCCCTGGCACTGGACGCCGGCGATGGTCGACGAATGGCTCGGTGACCTGCGCTCACTGCGTGACCTGAAGCGCTCCACCATCCGCTCGTACTCCGAGGCCGTACGGGCGTTCTGCCACTTCGTCACCGATCCGCTCTACGAGTGGACCGCGACCTGCGAGGAGCGGTTCGGAACCCACCCGGTCCAGGTGGTGCACGAGTGGAACACCGCGGTGCACGTCCAGGACAACGAGTCGGACCCGAAGAAGCGCGCGTTCACCAAGGCCGAACTGCACGCGTTCTTCGCGCACTGCGACGACGAGGTCGCCCGGATCCGGGCCTTCGGCCGCAAGGGCTGGCTGCCCGCGTTCCGCGACGCCACCTTGTTCAAGACCGCGTACGCCTACGGGCTGCGGCGCAACGAGACGCGGATGCTGGACGCCGCCGACTTCGGCCGCAACCCGCACGGCGCCGAGCACGGCGAGTACGGCCGCTTGCTGGTCCGTTTCGGAAAGGCCAAGAAGGGCTCGCCGCCCAAGCGCCGCAGCGTGCTGACCGTGTTCGGCTGGAGCGCGGACGTCCTGGACGAGTGGTCCACCGAGGTCCGTCCCCTGTTCGGCACCGACAACAACCCGGCGCTCTGGCCCTCCGAACGCGGTGCCCGGATCGGCTGCCAGCGGCTGAACTCCCGTTTCATCGCCTACCGCAAGGCCCTGGACCTGGACGACGGCCTGGACTTCCACTCGCTGCGAAGGTCATACGTCACCCATCTGATCGAGGACGGCTGGGACCCGCGCTTCGTCCAGGAACAGGTCGGCCACGAGCACGCCAGCACCACCTCGATCTACACCTGCGTGTCCTCGGACTTCCGCACCCGCACCCTGCGCCGGCACCTCGACGCCACGATCGCCGCCGCTCTTGAGACCCAGACCGGGAGGCAGGCATGA
- a CDS encoding epoxide hydrolase family protein yields MIKPFRIDIPQADLDDLTDRLSRARWPNEVADAGWDYGFPLARLKELAEYWRTGYDWREHEAKLNELAHFTTEIDGQNIHFVHVRSSKPDALALILTHGWPGSFLEFLDVIEPLSRDFHLVIPSIPGYGFSGPTHERGWDIVRVARAWAELMRRLGYERYGAQGGDFGSGISTALGAVAPEQVVGVHVNYLPTRPVPDADIELSETDEARLDKVRQLMANRPPYQALQALTPQTIGYALTDSPVGQLAWIAERFAQWTDPRSPISDERMLTDISLYWLTATAASSARLHHDAPQRIEPCPVPVGVAVFAHDITHSVRPLAERLYDIRHWSEFERGGHFAAMEVPDLLAEDVRDFFLTHIKDDHRIATR; encoded by the coding sequence ATGATCAAGCCGTTCCGCATCGACATCCCCCAGGCCGACCTCGACGACCTGACCGACCGGCTCTCCCGCGCCCGTTGGCCCAACGAGGTCGCCGACGCCGGGTGGGACTACGGCTTTCCGCTGGCGCGGCTCAAGGAATTAGCCGAATACTGGCGCACCGGCTACGACTGGCGCGAGCACGAGGCCAAGCTCAACGAGCTTGCGCACTTCACCACCGAGATCGACGGCCAGAACATCCACTTCGTCCACGTCCGGTCTTCGAAGCCGGACGCGCTCGCGCTGATCCTCACCCATGGCTGGCCCGGTTCGTTCTTGGAGTTCCTCGACGTGATCGAACCGCTGTCGCGCGACTTCCACCTGGTGATCCCGTCCATCCCTGGTTACGGCTTCTCCGGGCCGACCCACGAGCGCGGCTGGGATATCGTCCGGGTCGCGCGGGCCTGGGCTGAGCTGATGCGCCGTCTCGGGTACGAGCGCTATGGCGCGCAGGGTGGCGACTTCGGCTCGGGCATCTCGACGGCGCTCGGCGCGGTGGCACCCGAGCAGGTCGTCGGGGTGCACGTCAACTACCTGCCGACCCGGCCGGTCCCGGACGCCGACATTGAACTGTCCGAAACGGATGAAGCTCGGCTGGACAAGGTCAGGCAGCTGATGGCGAATCGTCCACCGTACCAGGCTCTGCAGGCCCTCACCCCGCAGACCATCGGCTACGCGCTGACCGACTCGCCGGTCGGCCAGCTGGCCTGGATCGCCGAGCGCTTCGCGCAGTGGACCGACCCTCGCTCGCCGATCAGTGACGAGCGGATGCTCACTGACATCTCGCTGTACTGGCTGACCGCCACCGCGGCTTCCTCGGCGCGGCTGCACCACGATGCTCCGCAGCGGATCGAGCCGTGCCCGGTACCGGTTGGCGTGGCGGTGTTCGCGCACGACATCACGCACTCGGTGCGACCGCTGGCCGAGCGGCTGTACGACATCAGGCACTGGTCGGAGTTCGAGCGAGGCGGCCACTTCGCCGCCATGGAGGTGCCGGACCTGCTCGCCGAGGACGTCCGGGACTTCTTCCTCACCCACATCAAGGACGACCACCGGATCGCCACCCGTTAG
- a CDS encoding transposase: MTPRTVARFQKAARPEDLFRGKWQDRASKLDPFKPFLQQQWNEGCTNAWKLYEDIKVAGYQGSYGTVRDCLKPFRKVPGPIGPRPPSARSVAGWILSHPDTLDELQQRQLKTILDGCPELAALTSHVRTFATMLTQRQGERPPAWIAAVHDEDLPALHRFASHLERDLDAVIAGLTLPWNSGVVEGHVNRIKMLKRQMYGRAGFQLLRKRVLLTP, translated from the coding sequence ATGACGCCACGCACTGTGGCCCGCTTCCAAAAGGCCGCCCGGCCCGAGGATCTCTTCCGTGGCAAGTGGCAGGACCGCGCAAGCAAGCTCGACCCCTTCAAGCCGTTCCTCCAGCAGCAGTGGAACGAGGGCTGCACCAACGCCTGGAAACTCTACGAAGACATCAAAGTCGCTGGCTATCAGGGCAGTTACGGCACCGTCAGGGACTGTCTCAAGCCTTTCCGTAAGGTCCCCGGACCTATCGGCCCCAGGCCGCCGTCCGCACGATCCGTGGCCGGCTGGATCCTCAGCCATCCCGACACCCTCGACGAACTGCAGCAGCGCCAGCTCAAGACCATCCTGGACGGCTGCCCCGAACTGGCCGCGCTGACCAGCCATGTCCGTACCTTCGCGACCATGCTCACCCAGCGCCAAGGAGAGCGGCCACCGGCCTGGATCGCCGCCGTCCATGATGAAGACCTACCTGCCCTGCACAGGTTCGCCTCGCACCTCGAACGCGATCTCGACGCCGTCATCGCCGGGCTCACCCTCCCCTGGAACTCCGGCGTCGTCGAAGGACACGTCAACCGGATCAAGATGCTCAAGCGCCAGATGTATGGCCGCGCCGGCTTCCAGCTCCTACGCAAACGCGTCCTGCTCACTCCGTGA
- a CDS encoding phosphotransferase, producing MNTEKDEVPLSGGRITQGVVRVGDTVRRPVTARSAFVAELLNHLQQRGFNGAPRYLGLDDTGRDTFTYMPGRVPARFQLWSDDQVAAAGTLLRSLHEATLGSRLAAAHPVVCHHDPGPNNAVFHQDRPVAFIDFDTAAPGDPLEDLGYMAWTWCISSKPQAPPAQEQATQVRILADAYGLDIPARSSLVDAILDRQISNALWWRQHLNAPQPHVADNEQVHARIAWSRREHDYTTANRTVFASALR from the coding sequence ATGAACACGGAAAAGGACGAAGTACCACTGTCCGGAGGGCGGATCACTCAGGGCGTCGTCCGTGTCGGCGACACCGTCCGGCGACCCGTCACAGCCAGGTCGGCCTTCGTCGCCGAATTGCTGAACCATCTTCAACAACGCGGGTTCAACGGCGCACCGCGATATCTCGGGCTCGACGACACCGGCCGTGACACGTTCACCTACATGCCTGGCCGAGTGCCGGCCAGATTCCAGCTCTGGAGCGACGATCAGGTGGCGGCTGCCGGTACCCTTCTGCGCTCGTTGCATGAGGCCACCCTCGGCAGCCGCCTTGCCGCGGCTCATCCGGTCGTCTGCCACCACGATCCCGGCCCGAACAACGCTGTCTTCCACCAGGACCGGCCGGTGGCCTTCATCGACTTCGATACAGCCGCCCCCGGCGACCCTCTCGAAGACCTCGGATACATGGCCTGGACTTGGTGCATCTCCTCCAAGCCACAAGCCCCACCCGCCCAGGAACAGGCAACCCAGGTACGGATCCTCGCCGACGCCTACGGGCTCGACATCCCAGCACGCAGCAGCCTCGTCGACGCCATCCTTGACCGCCAAATCAGCAATGCCCTCTGGTGGCGTCAGCACCTCAACGCTCCACAGCCACACGTGGCCGACAACGAACAAGTCCATGCCCGGATCGCCTGGTCCAGGCGTGAGCACGACTACACAACCGCCAACCGCACCGTCTTCGCGAGCGCCCTGCGCTGA
- a CDS encoding helix-turn-helix transcriptional regulator — MKRKVGYTWRLRELMAQHQVFTATELVPLLRERGIDLSASQIHRLVSGTPERLSLQVMAALCDILACTPADLVATTAENAGVRKTATGDLPAPPADNVAKLRPRPARILPDA, encoded by the coding sequence ATGAAACGCAAGGTCGGCTACACATGGCGGCTGCGTGAGCTGATGGCCCAGCACCAGGTCTTCACGGCCACCGAACTGGTACCGCTGCTGCGCGAGCGCGGCATCGACCTGTCCGCCTCCCAGATCCACCGCCTGGTCTCCGGCACGCCGGAACGGCTGTCGTTGCAGGTCATGGCCGCGCTCTGCGACATCCTGGCCTGCACTCCGGCCGACCTGGTGGCCACCACCGCCGAGAACGCCGGCGTCCGCAAGACCGCCACCGGCGACCTGCCCGCGCCGCCCGCTGACAACGTCGCGAAGCTGCGTCCCCGCCCGGCCCGCATCCTGCCCGACGCATGA
- a CDS encoding group II intron maturase-specific domain-containing protein has protein sequence MATRRDRERRRKHGLGTWRLVRYADDFVVMVHGTREHVEELRGQVSEVLATMGLVLSPSKTRIVHLADGFNFLGFRIVWNRKRGTDKWYVYTFIADKPVKALKRKIKALTLRLSHLDYRGALIRINQIQRGWANYFKHAVAKHTLARLATFVWWRVVHWVMHRNRMTWKAIRRWLHTPQGWGAICMDGIELFNLATVPVTRYRYRGNSIPTPWPEL, from the coding sequence ATGGCGACCCGGCGGGATCGCGAACGTCGACGGAAACATGGCCTGGGCACCTGGCGACTCGTCCGCTACGCGGACGACTTCGTCGTCATGGTGCACGGGACCAGAGAGCACGTCGAGGAGCTTCGCGGACAGGTGAGCGAGGTCTTGGCGACGATGGGGCTGGTCCTGTCGCCGTCGAAGACCCGGATCGTCCACCTGGCAGACGGGTTCAACTTCCTCGGGTTCCGCATCGTGTGGAACCGCAAGCGGGGAACGGACAAGTGGTACGTCTACACGTTCATCGCCGACAAGCCGGTCAAGGCGCTGAAACGGAAGATCAAGGCACTGACCCTCAGGTTGTCGCATCTCGATTACAGGGGCGCGCTGATCAGGATTAACCAGATCCAGCGTGGCTGGGCCAACTACTTCAAGCACGCGGTCGCCAAGCACACCCTGGCGCGCCTTGCCACCTTCGTCTGGTGGAGGGTCGTGCACTGGGTGATGCACCGCAACCGCATGACGTGGAAGGCCATCCGGCGATGGCTCCACACTCCGCAAGGATGGGGAGCGATCTGCATGGACGGAATTGAACTGTTCAACCTCGCCACGGTGCCGGTCACCCGCTACCGCTACCGAGGCAACAGTATTCCCACGCCCTGGCCGGAACTCTGA